A window from Littorina saxatilis isolate snail1 linkage group LG9, US_GU_Lsax_2.0, whole genome shotgun sequence encodes these proteins:
- the LOC138975179 gene encoding uncharacterized protein, with the protein MVAAAVLVLFLASSLIGNTFAQDENCDPVNSRTFEDFDVTIQTGTSLVTGIYSGSPGFRARIDLGLRETTDTNFPFVALDLQISLVDVDVLEIRFKFGGGLPNNVKRYENPNDTVSVVLSDLTEPVLTIVIVAFPAPDTNNTVQFTIDKLESCINPPIVFVTGDANFTTICSSESLTVEVAVTENFTGLVYPENFVNNETCAYINMTDQNYVMTFFFNSTDCGAGWQVKETFVEYSVKTIVQFNKDALYPTDRSHLSRCVFDNTFYIKDFVKTDTDNPQLREGNDTTMGNVTSFLFFGIQDPNNNALSSESEVSVGQVVNLRVQLKDNSVFSTVLVKNCIASNRPDRISFKYVWLQLIDDDGCPATDVLVPEAPVYAESNGDLDVTVKVKAFLFLEGRDDGRNELHFACDAMLCPAGNNSCAQPSCPSSRRRRSVVGMEELVLHGQGYNRNDLLPSLRAVRRRRAVEEDGNNVVTMGGSIKVVLDNERQASEVEAGAKADLAHYMQHPEVQAIIVVLCLLLLVLIVISITLAVILHRRNRRRKPKEADDVMSTTSSVRKMITPTTFIPHVQAFANPLPIYGPDAYSTSYDTSGSSSSLSSTKKVSY; encoded by the exons ATGGTCGCGGCTGCTGTTCTGGTGCTGTTTCTGGCGTCTTCCTTAATCGGGAATACGTTTGCCCAGG atGAAAATTGCGATCCAGTCAACTCAAGAACATTTGAGGACTTTGACGTCACAATACAAACTGGGACATCTTTAGTCACGGGAATCTACTCGGGCAGTCCTGGATTTCGGGCACGTATCGACCTAGGCTTGAGAGAGACCACGGACACCAACTTCCCCTTCGTCGCTCTCGACTTGCAGATTTCTCTTGTCGACGTCGATGTTTTGGAAATCCGCTTCAAGTTCGGCGGTGGTCTGCCAAATAATGTCAAG cGCTACGAGAACCCGAACGACACAGTGAGCGTGGTGTTGTCGGACCTGACGGAGCCAGTGCTCACTATCGTCATTGTGGCCTTCCCCGCTCCGGACACCAACAACACTGTCCAGTTCACTATAGACAAATTGGAGTCTTGTATAAACC CGCCGATCGTGTttgtcacgggtgacgcaaatT TCACGACGATTTGTAGCAGCGAGTCCCTTACTGTAGAGGTGGCGGTGACGGAGAACTTCACAGGTCTCGTCTACCCGGAGAATTTCGTCAACAACGAGACGTGTGCATACATCAACATGACTGACCAGAACTACGTCATGACCTTCTTCTTCAACTCCACGGACTGCGGCGCCGGCTGGCAGGTCAAG GAGACTTTCGTGGAATACTCGGTGAAGACGATCGTACAGTTCAACAAGGACGCCCTCTACCCCACTGACCGGAGTCACCTGTCTCGCTGTGTGTTCGACAACACCTTCTACATCAAAGACTTTGTCAAGACCGACACCGATAA CCCACAACTCCGAGAAGGCAACGACACGACCATGGGTAACGTGACGTCATTCCTGTTCTTCGGAATCCAGGACCCGAACAATAACGCTCTCAGCTCCGAATCTGAGGTGTCCGTTGGGCAGGTAGTCAACCTGAGGGTCCAGCTTAAGGATAACTCTG tgTTCTCCACGGTGCTGGTGAAGAACTGCATAGCCAGCAACAGACCTGACAGGATTTCCTTCAAGTATGTCTGGCTGCAACTCATCGACGACGACGG GTGCCCCGCCACGGACGTTCTGGTTCCAGAGGCTCCTGTGTATGCCGAGTCCAATGGTGACCTTGACGTGACTGTGAAGGTCAAGGCCTTCCTGTTCCTGGAGGGGCGAGACGACGGTCGCAACGAGCTGCACTTTGCCTGTGACGCCATGCTCTGTCCTGCCGGCAACAACTCCTGTGCTCAGCCT AGCTGCCCCTCGAGCAGACGCCGCCGCTCTGTAGTGGGTATGGAGGAACTGGTGCTGCACGGTCAAGGCTACAACCGGAACGATCTCCTGCCCAGCCTCCGGGCGGTCAGACGGCGCCGAGCGGTGGAAGAAGACGGCAACAACGTGGTCACTATGGGGGGATCCATCAAGGTGGTATTGGACAACGAACGTCAGGCCAGTGAAG TGGAAGCTGGCGCGAAGGCCGACCTGGCTCATTACATGCAACACCCCGAGGTTCAG GCCATCATCGTCGTCCTCTGTCTCCTCCTTCTCGTCCTAATCGTCATCTCCATCACCCTCGCCGTCATCCTCCACCGCCGGAACCGCCGCCGCAAGCCCAAGGAAgctgatgacgtcatgtctaCGACGTCATCCGTCAGAAAGATGATCACGCCCACGACCTTCATCCCGCACGTGCAGGCGTTCGCAAACCCCTTGCCTATTTATGGCCCTGACGCCTACAGCACCAGTTATGACACTTCGGGGAGCTCCAGCAGTCTGAGTAGCACCAAGAAAGTTAGTTATTGA